The Desulfonatronum lacustre DSM 10312 region TTCATCCCCATGTACATCCTGGTCCGGATCTGCTTTGCCAAGCTCAAACCCTGGCTGCCTTTTTTCCATGGCGACGACGCGCCCAAACTGCGCCGTCCAGGGCAGGAAGAGGAAAAAATGATTACCTGGGCGGATGTGGACAAGCACAAGGGGTTGCCGGGTTGATCGCTTCGCCGACGTGCTCCCGCAACCGTCCTCCCTATCCCAAGGTTCCGCTGTCGCAGCGGCCACGTTCCGCCGGAGGCCCCGTAATGCCCAGACATCAGCTGATGATCCTGCCCGTCTTGTTGTTTCTTTTCTTCCTGACGGCGTGTGGCGATCAGCCAGAACCCGTCAAAGTAGACTTGACCTTGCGCGAGGAACAGGCATCCGGAGAGCGCCAGCCGGTAATCACCTATGCCTACCTGCCCCAGTTCTCGCATACCGTTTCCTTCGAGCGGCATCACAAGCTGGTCCAGCATCTCTCTGAAACCACGGGACTGAACATCCAGCAGATCTTTCCTGAAACCTTCCATGAGCACATGCTCATGGTCGCCCAGGGCAAGATCGACATTTCCTACGCCAACCCCTTTGTCTACGCCCTGACAGCGGAGCATTCCGGAGCCAAGGTCTTTGCAAAAATCGTGGAGCCCAGCGGCGAAGCGACCTTTGGGGGGCTGATCATCGCCCGGGCGGACAACCCGGACATCCGCACCCTGCAAGACTGTCGAGGCAAACGCTGGATCGCCGTGGACCAGTTCTCAGCAGGAGGTTATCTGTTCGGCCTCGGTCATTTCATGGATAACGGTATCCGGCCCGAGGACTTTGCGGAAATCGTCTTCGCTCCCGGACCGGGCGGCAAACAGGAAAGCGTCATCCTCGGCATCTACGCCGGGCGCTACGACGTGGGCACGGTTCGTGAGGGTGCGTTGGAACTGCTGCAGGACAAGATCGACCTGGACCAGATCACCATTCTGGCCCGCACCCCGCGCTACCCGGGCTGGAGCTTTGCGGCCCGGGCCGGATTGGCTGACGAGGTCGTCCGGGACATCAAGGAGGCCATGTTCGCCCTGGACATCGCCGACCCGG contains the following coding sequences:
- a CDS encoding phosphate/phosphite/phosphonate ABC transporter substrate-binding protein; the encoded protein is MPRHQLMILPVLLFLFFLTACGDQPEPVKVDLTLREEQASGERQPVITYAYLPQFSHTVSFERHHKLVQHLSETTGLNIQQIFPETFHEHMLMVAQGKIDISYANPFVYALTAEHSGAKVFAKIVEPSGEATFGGLIIARADNPDIRTLQDCRGKRWIAVDQFSAGGYLFGLGHFMDNGIRPEDFAEIVFAPGPGGKQESVILGIYAGRYDVGTVREGALELLQDKIDLDQITILARTPRYPGWSFAARAGLADEVVRDIKEAMFALDIADPEHRLILESAAMRGILPAAPEDFDAVRELVRRAGLE